From Aedes albopictus strain Foshan chromosome 1, AalbF5, whole genome shotgun sequence, one genomic window encodes:
- the LOC109416104 gene encoding coiled-coil domain-containing protein 103, which produces MATPLCGYLLFSRSELATMLSAADIKKLEAECLEKIQGDELYQLRNDAKLRAVYAAKNYDEFRDIVDAAHLNPLSSQDKRNAQTKQRLWNSVSKA; this is translated from the exons ATGGCAACGCCTCTCTGTGGATATTTGTTATTTTCTCGAAGTGAACTGGCCACGATGTTGTCGGCGGCGGATATCAAAAAGCTGGAagcggaatgcctggagaaaatccagggCGACGAGCTGTACCAGCTGCGGAACGATGCCAAGTTGAGGGCGGTCTATGCAGCGAAGAACTACGATGAGTTTAG GGATATTGTCGATGCAGCACATTTGAACCCGCTGAGCTCGCAGGACAAAAGAAATGCGCAAACTAAGCAACGATTGTGGAACTCAGTTTCGAAAGCATAG
- the LOC109416070 gene encoding titin, with product MMERFAINILHKRIYKICRLCGVDQPHKIPIIDGAETIIVGDEDEEASLAKKIEECVGIQVHKDDKMPQNICALCVDKINDFYEYRLMCAATNLQTRSILNLNLVEPSRKLLNFGEVKEDVKKEDVKKVVEVATSSSTTTIIPPAGKKGKKKRGPPSPSPSPCPTTRIKAPVDVKDEPVPAVPVKALTKKERLKQLQLQKEKDEKKKKEEEKKKKEDEKKDKKDEKLKKEKVEPKAPEPNEQKHTRSKRKEPSPPKEAAEKVEQAVPPPKKIKFEHPCSYCSDEFKTQDELDGHLKSKHTPLIRKFGCSSCRETFDTILESKDHNLWHQLTRTPYTCHKCKRKHDKNLALVKHMGLNSCGRFARGRPPSLLPDVQCRLCNKKFKTQNLYEWHGCFIKPKSNCPKCGKYFVKKQILTRHYMMFCTGTLPPPEPVIIPKAEPVDPAEAPAPVPTVTERRKRRVAFAEPELPKEEREIPFPPPLEPEAPSAAAPTPTPAAPTGGKKKSKKDTTPTVTIKPVPPAQTEKITSLLTTGAKLDRDSDIATINNLLSSVTEAIASISEAKAKKKKKKKDKNKDKAETEADPPVPEPAPAVAPAPEPTPAPKEVPPETPKEPSPPEEEKTEEELEAYALAQEVGEMTLEQQLAFCSGKLPLVVLPKTTFKQEYTEIETEPSQMQEPMDDEQTVENGENDDDGYDDNAGNDYSGFQDDDDDGDDQEQQEAPRPDEEAQQSEELQFPMPIKQEVEPEEPSIAPETPQQEEAQSPPAEEPDAPHLEEPSALVEAPKSPERQESLFDERLAINIKKEPGLEEDLQQPAAKRKRPESRGTAVSSPASSLSSSQSAPHASPKLILKINKGMLNSPSETAKQVRTIVLDDDDDEEEEHQHVPEPDVSKKTKVYKKPDFLAAKIKKEKVDPAYERHEPATVVAQTELPGGIRIKQERLDPDEEPPQEDYEPVPPPQKKSRLSQKEKPASPVVVAFDGVRIKQEKPDKQNLDKPTSVPAVEDPKPPQEKKKKSKGKINPFALLRQKMAAEAAAKSAAQSAPPPPQAPSPLPVITNVVGNAPAASTSSTSGSSGENTPMAESDTESERRVPVISQVASIAAAAASHKVSAPEFPIAIKQEPVDEPEEEEEQHEQQEQHAEAENEEEESAEDDFPMPIKQEAPEETPTEEDESPEEAEEPEESQQEESEAASKSQADEPVARIDVQRNEPESTSAASDSEQVGKDEKDGKEETTEEQEKEDEQDDDEEESGQESAINENECPSAVVEEQNKNDQNDDEEEDGDETEEDIKKPEPPVENEEPSKEVRKEDDEDDGEEEEEDEETSPIQEDRADPPVANAEQNLKDENEEDEDEGEEEEEEEETAEEKGDPPVTNEEPDSAVQNEEEEDDGEEEEEETSPAVEENAHPAVADEQNEKEQEEEGEEDEEEEAGAETSVAVPETSEEPKSSVDEIRAVEKEIEGEDEASSSPAMKESLDSAPENNKESGSEDQGDHKELEESEPASSEQKMETEIPEKQRDETKDSEITPQPQLSDEPDNCASPISDIPMDEYDQNSSEQKPSEDGASSQLQEPRNESTSIANVPKPSSTSEECPDNRLESQLEELQNLLTEGLKPLPDSSQLVPDSSSIQNMVQSSSMGSSSVGNNVGMAGLDDDLDSLLNNKLEEMSAAQPAQDDLNLAIERELLHEMMPIGGSESNSILGVGQNLLLDGNGNNGQQSS from the exons ATGATGGAGCGTTTCGCGATCAACATCTTGCACAAGCGGATCTACAAAATATGCCGTCTGTGCGGGGTGGATCAGCCGCACAAGATTCCAATTATCGACGGGGCTGAGACCATCATCGTCGGCGACGAGGACGAAGAAGCGTCGCTagcgaaaaaaatcgaagaatgCGTCGGCATACAG GTTCACAAAGACGACAAAATGCCGCAAAACATCTGCGCCCTTTGTGTGGACAAGATCAATGATTTCTACGAGTATCGATTGATGTGCGCGGCCACCAATCTGCAAACCAGATCCATCTTGAACTTGAATTTGGTGGAGCCGTCCCGGAAGTTG TTAAACTTCGGAGAGGTCAAGGAGGATGTCAAGAAGGAGGACGTAAAAAAGGTAGTGGAAGTGGCTACCAGCAGCAGTACCACCACTATAATTCCCCCTGCAGGCAAGAAGGGAAAGAAGAAACGTGGACCACCGTCTCCTTCGCCATCACCGTGTCCGACGACTCGTATTAAAGCGCCGGTGGACGTGAAAGATGAACCAGTCCCGGCTGTTCCTGTGAAAGCTCTCACCAAGAAGGAACGTTTGAAACAGTTGCAACTGCAGAAGGAAAAGGACGAGAAAAAGAAGAAGGAagaggagaaaaagaaaaaagaggATGAGAAAAAGGATAAAAAAGATGAAAAGCTTAAGAAGGAGAAGGTTGAACCCAAAGCGCCAGAACCCAATGAGCAAAAACACACGAGATCTAAGAGAAAAGAACCTTCGCCACCGAAGGAAGCGGCAGAGAAAGTTGAACAAGCAGTTCCGCCCCCGAAAAAGATTAAATTCGAACATCCCTGCTCGTATTGTTCGGACGAGTTCAAGACGCAAGATGAGCTAGACGGCCATTTGAAGTCGAAACATACGCCGTTGATTCGTAAGTTCGGATGTAGCTCCTGCCGAGAAACGTTCGACACCATCTTGGAATCCAAGGATCACAACCTTTGGCATCAGCTGACCCGTACTCCTTACACATGCCACAAGTGTAAGCGAAAGCACGACAAGAACTTGGCTCTAGTCAAGCACATGGGATTAAATTCGTGTGGCCGCTTTGCCCGGGGAAGGCCTCCATCCTTGCTACCGGATGTCCAATGTCGATTGTGCAACAAAAAGTTCAAAACGCAAAATCTGTACGAATGGCACGGATGTTTTATCAAACCGAAATCAAACTGCCCCAAGTGTGGCAAGTATTTCGTCAAAAAGCAGATTCTCACGCGTCACTACATGATGTTCTGTACGGGAACGCTTCCGCCGCCAGAGCCGGTCATTATCCCCAAGGCGGAACCCGTTGATCCTGCGGAGGCACCCGCACCAGTCCCCACAGTGACCGAGCGTAGAAAACGTCGCGTGGCATTCGCCGAACCAGAACTGCCCAAGGAGGAGCGGGAAATTCCATTCCCTCCACCACTGGAACCGGAAGCTCCTTCGGCTGCCGCCCCTACTCCTACCCCAGCGGCGCCAACCGGAGGCAAGAAGAAGAGCAAGAAGGACACCACTCCGACCGTCACCATCAAACCGGTTCCGCCGGCTCAAACCGAAAAGATCACATCACTTTTAACCACCGGGGCCAAGTTGGACCGCGATAGCGACATCGCCACCATCAACAATCTGCTGAGCTCG GTAACGGAAGCCATTGCCAGTATTTCAGAAGCCaaggccaagaagaagaagaaaaagaaggacaAGAACAAGGACAAGGCTGAAACGGAAGCAGATCCGCCCGTTCCAGAGCCGGCTCCAGCAGTCGCGCCCGCACCAGAGCCCACCCCTGCACCGAAAGAGGTTCCACCGGAAACACCAAAAGAACCGTCTCCTCCGGAAGAAGAAAAGACTGAGGAAGAGTTGGAAGCATATGCGTTGGCCCAGGAAGTAGGTGAAATGACCTTGGAACAGCAGCTGGCGTTTTGCTCTGGAAAGTTGCCACTGGTGGTGTTGCCCAAGACTACCTTCAAACAGGAGTACACCGAAATCGAAACGGAACCCTCCCAGATGCAGGAACCGATGGATGACGAACAGACGGTTGAAAACGGAGAAAACGATGACGATGGGTACGATGACAACGCCGGAAACGACTATTCCGGTTTccaggatgacgacgacgacggcgatgatcAGGAACAACAGGAAGCTCCAAGACCCGACGAAGAAGCTCAGCAATCTGAAGAACTCCAATTCCCGATGCCAATCAAGCAGGAAGTGGAACCAGAAGAGCCATCTATCGCACCGGAAACTCCACAACAAGAAGAAGCCCAATCACCTCCAGCGGAAGAACCGGATGCACCTCACTTGGAAGAGCCAAGTGCGCTTGTTGAAGCTCCTAAATCACCTGAGCGACAGGAATCTCTGTTTGACGAGCGGCTTGCAATCAACATCAAAAAGGAACCTGGTCTGGAAGAAGACCTACAGCAACCGGCAGCCAAACGGAAACGACCTGAGTCTCGTGGAACTGCTGTTTCCTCTCCGGCTTCTTCGCTGAGTTCGTCGCAAAGCGCCCCGCATGCGTCTCCGAAACTCATTCTCAAAATCAACAAGGGCATGCTGAATTCCCCCAGCGAAACGGCCAAACAAGTCCGAACCATTGTTctggatgatgatgacgatgaggagGAGGAACACCAACATGTCCCAGAGCCAGACGTGTCAAAGAAGACGAAGGTTTACAAGAAGCCCGACTTCCTGGCAGCCAAGATCAAAAAGGAGAAAGTCGATCCCGCTTACGAACGCCATGAGCCAGCGACGGTCGTGGCTCAAACGGAACTTCCTGGTGGTATTCGAATAAAGCAGGAACGGCTAGACCCCGACGAGGAACCTCCGCAGGAAGATTATGAACCAGTTCCTCCTCCGCAGAAAAAGTCCCGTCTATCTCAGAAGGAAAAACCTGCTTCTCCTGTGGTCGTTGCATTTGATGGAGTTCGAATCAAACAGGAAAAACCGGACAAACAGAACCTTGACAAGCCAACCTCGGTTCCTGCAGTGGAAGATCCTAAGCCGCCAcaggaaaagaagaagaaatccAAGGGCAAAATCAATCCATTCGCGTTGCTTCGGCAGAAAATGGCAGCGGAAGCTGCAGCAAAATCGGCCGCCCAGTCTGCTCCTCCACCACCGCAGGCACCATCCCCACTGCCAGTTATTACCAATGTAGTCGGAAATGCGCCAGCAGCATCGACCTCGTCGACCAGCGGCTCTTCCGGCGAAAACACTCCCATGGCCGAATCCGATACTGAGAGCGAACGACGAGTACCGGTTATTTCGCAGGTGGCCTCTATAGCCGCTGCCGCCGCATCCCATAAGGTAAGTGCACCAGAGTTCCCCATAGCAATCAAGCAAGAACCGGTGGATGAGCCGGAGGAGGAAGAGGAACAGCACGAGCAGCAGGAGCAGCATGCGGAAGCCGAGAATGAGGAAGAAGAGTCCGCTGAGGATGACTTCCCAATGCCGATTAAACAGGAGGCCCCCGAAGAAACGCCCACCGAGGAGGACGAGAGCCCCGAGGAAGCGGAAGAACCGGAAGAATCTCAACAAGAGGAGTCTGAGGCTGCCTCGAAATCGCAAGCGGATGAACCAGTTGCCAGGATTGACGTTCAGCGGAACGAACCAGAATCTACATCTGCCGCCTCTGATAGCGAGCAAGTGGGCAAAGACGAAAAGGATGGCAAGGAAGAAACGACCGAAGAACAGGAGAAGGAGGATGAGCAAGATGATGACGAAGAGGAAAGTGGCCAGGAAAGCGCGATCAATGAGAATGAATGTCCATCGGCGGTCGTTGAAGAACAGAACAAAAACGATCAGAATGATGACGAAGAAGAAGATGGTGATGAGACGGAGGAAGACATTAAGAAACCAGAACCACCAGTGGAAAATGAAGAACCTAGCAAAGAGGTTCGTAAAGAGGACGACGAGGATGATGGTGAGGAAGAGGAGGAAGATGAAGAGACTTCACCTATCCAAGAGGATAGAGCAGATCCACCAGTGGCAAATGCAGAGCAAAACTTAAAGGATGAAAATGAGGAAGATGAGGATGAAggcgaggaagaagaagaagaagaggaaaccGCCGAGGAGAAAGGAGATCCACCAGTGACAAATGAGGAACCAGACAGCGCAGTTCAAAATGAGGAAGAAGAGGACGATGGcgaggaagaggaagaagaaacttCACCTGCCGTAGAAGAAAATGCACATCCAGCAGTGGCAGATGAACAAAACGAAAAAGAACAAGAAGAGGAAggtgaagaagatgaagaagaggaAGCAGGTGCTGAAACTTCTGTTGCTGTTCCGGAAACAAGCGAAGAACCGAAAAGCAGTGTAGATGAAATCAGGGCAGTCGAAAAAGAAATCGAGGGCGAAGATGAAGCGAGTTCATCACCTGCGATGAAGGAAAGTTTAGATTCGGCACCTGAGAACAATAAAGAAAGTGGATCAGAGGATCAAGGCGATCACAAAGAGTTGGAAGAATCGGAACCAGCTTCTTCTGAGCAAAAAATGGAAacggaaatccctgaaaaacaacgGGACGAAACCAAGGACTCAGAAATCACGCCTCAACCTCAATTAAGTGACGAACCAGACAATTGTGCATCGCCCATCTCGGATATTCCAATGGATGAGTACGATCAGAACTCATCAGAGCAGAAACCTTCAGAAGATGGAGCTAGTTCCCAGTTGCAAGAGCCACGGAATGAATCGACTAGCATCGCAAATGTCCCAAAACCTTCCTCAACAAGCGAAGAATGTCCGGATAATCGGTTGGAGTCGCAACTGGAAGAACTGCAGAACCTTCTCACGGAGGGTCTGAAACCTTTGCCGGATTCTTCGCAACTTGTTCCGGACAGCAGCAGTATTCAGAACATGGTCCAAAGTTCTTCCATGGGATCGTCCAGCGTAGGAAACAACGTCGGCATGGCCGGGCTAGACGACGATCTAGACAGTTTGCTGAACAACAAGCTGGAGGAAATGTCGGCGGCACAACCCGCGCAAGACGACCTCAATCTGGCCATCGAACGGGAATTATTGCATGAAATGATGCCAATTGGTGGGTCGGAGAGCAATAGCATACTGGGAGTGGGACAGAACTTACTGCTGGACGGAAACGGCAATAACGGCCAGCAATCGTCGTAA